From one Tetragenococcus osmophilus genomic stretch:
- a CDS encoding metal ABC transporter substrate-binding protein, which yields MKKKIWLTLITLFVGGVLTACGSNSGNESASEDNGEKLSVIITFYPIYDFTQNIVGEEGDVDLLIPAGTEPHDFEPSAKQIAQMQEADAFVYHDENMETWVPDTVEGWEDGSPNVIKGTEDIQLMSGSEEHDHEEDEEHDHSHEYDPHTWIDPKLAIKEVEAIRDQLSQDYPDRKEAFEENAENYINELEDLDQEYETGLSDAQQKSFVTQHAAFAYLAEEYGLNQVSISGLSPDEEPSPERLAELKDYVEEHDIDYVYFEENASDKIAKTLADEVGVELEVLNPLESLTDEQMDNGEDYVSVMRDNLKALEKTTNEE from the coding sequence ATGAAAAAGAAAATTTGGTTAACACTAATTACCCTATTTGTTGGTGGTGTATTAACCGCTTGTGGTAGTAATTCTGGTAATGAGAGCGCAAGTGAAGATAACGGAGAAAAGCTGTCAGTGATCATTACGTTTTACCCAATATATGATTTTACCCAAAATATTGTGGGGGAAGAAGGCGACGTTGATTTATTGATTCCAGCAGGCACAGAACCTCATGATTTTGAACCTTCCGCAAAACAAATCGCTCAAATGCAAGAGGCCGATGCTTTTGTTTATCACGATGAAAATATGGAAACATGGGTCCCAGACACAGTTGAAGGATGGGAAGATGGAAGCCCAAATGTTATTAAAGGGACAGAAGATATTCAATTAATGTCAGGAAGTGAGGAGCATGATCATGAGGAAGATGAAGAACATGATCATTCACATGAATACGATCCTCATACTTGGATAGACCCTAAATTGGCTATTAAAGAAGTTGAAGCTATTCGTGATCAGTTAAGTCAAGATTATCCTGATAGGAAGGAAGCTTTTGAAGAAAACGCAGAAAATTATATAAATGAACTAGAAGATTTAGACCAAGAATATGAAACAGGTTTATCCGATGCACAACAAAAAAGTTTTGTTACTCAACATGCGGCTTTTGCTTATTTGGCCGAAGAGTATGGTTTAAATCAAGTTTCTATTTCAGGTTTATCGCCAGATGAAGAACCTAGTCCAGAGCGGTTAGCAGAATTGAAAGATTACGTAGAAGAACATGATATCGATTATGTTTATTTTGAAGAAAATGCTTCTGATAAAATAGCTAAAACCTTAGCTGATGAAGTAGGGGTTGAATTAGAAGTCTTAAATCCGTTAGAAAGTTTAACAGATGAGCAAATGGACAACGGAGAAGATTATGTTTCTGTAATGCGTGATAATTTAAAAGCTTTAGAAAAAACTACTAATGAAGAATAA
- the cydC gene encoding thiol reductant ABC exporter subunit CydC: protein MHNIPLFKVLAKDTWVKPFLKHYKRTMIAALLLGFMMFFCAGALMFTSGFLISRSASIPENILLVYVPIVLTRAFGIGRPVFRYIERLVSHNWVLKMTSQLRLKLYNTLEKDAVFFKRRYSLGDILGLLAEDINHIQNLYLRTIFPTIIAWILYVFLVIGLGVFSIPFAFLMALMLFGIIFVLPLWSVVVNGARQEKEKQLKNELYSELTDNVIGVSDWIFSQRGQEYVSWHDQVEKKLQDTQASLRKFNRRRDFILQVIIGLIVVALLFWTSQQFIGDHGGAANWIAAFVLSVFPLADAFSGLPDAAQETNIYKDSIKRLNDLPIISENSTKKVPEGPLDIEIQHLVFQYEKDSRKVLNDISLSIPQGEKLAILGRSGSGKSTLASLIRGDLTPTNGNVVLAGIATEQIGDEISEYIGVIQQTPYLFHTTILNNLRIGNEQAEVAEVWEVLKRVGLEQLVENLPDGLNTMVDEAGLRFSGGERHRMALARILLKDVPIVLLDEPTVGLDPITEQALIDTFFEQLSEKTIIWITHHLQGIEKMQRVVFIEDGQLEMSGSPFELAKSNPRYQKLKAIDEGRV, encoded by the coding sequence ATGCATAATATTCCTTTATTTAAGGTATTAGCAAAGGATACCTGGGTTAAACCCTTTTTAAAACATTATAAGAGGACAATGATTGCTGCTTTATTATTAGGGTTTATGATGTTTTTTTGTGCGGGTGCTCTAATGTTTACTTCAGGATTTTTGATTAGTCGTTCTGCTTCTATCCCAGAAAATATACTACTGGTTTATGTTCCGATCGTTTTAACTCGTGCTTTTGGTATTGGACGTCCTGTCTTTCGTTATATAGAACGTTTAGTTAGTCATAATTGGGTTTTGAAAATGACTTCGCAATTAAGGTTAAAATTATATAATACTTTAGAAAAAGATGCTGTCTTTTTTAAAAGACGGTATTCTTTAGGGGATATTTTGGGCTTACTAGCAGAAGATATTAATCATATACAAAATCTTTATTTGCGCACAATTTTTCCAACGATTATTGCTTGGATTTTATACGTCTTTTTGGTGATTGGTTTAGGCGTATTTTCTATTCCATTTGCTTTCTTGATGGCGTTAATGCTTTTTGGAATTATTTTTGTGTTACCTCTATGGTCAGTAGTTGTTAATGGCGCAAGACAAGAAAAAGAAAAGCAATTGAAAAATGAGTTGTATTCGGAACTAACGGATAATGTTATCGGTGTTTCTGACTGGATTTTTAGCCAACGAGGGCAAGAATACGTAAGTTGGCATGATCAAGTAGAAAAGAAACTACAAGATACACAAGCTAGCTTGCGTAAATTCAACCGTCGCCGTGATTTTATACTACAAGTGATTATAGGGCTTATTGTCGTTGCCTTATTATTTTGGACAAGCCAGCAGTTTATAGGCGATCATGGCGGAGCTGCTAACTGGATCGCAGCTTTTGTTTTAAGCGTATTTCCTTTAGCTGATGCTTTTAGTGGCTTACCAGATGCTGCTCAAGAGACAAATATTTATAAAGATTCGATAAAACGTTTGAACGATTTGCCAATAATTTCTGAGAATTCAACTAAAAAAGTCCCAGAAGGACCGTTAGATATTGAAATTCAACATCTTGTTTTTCAATATGAAAAAGATAGTCGTAAGGTGCTCAATGATATAAGTTTGTCTATTCCACAGGGAGAAAAGTTAGCTATTTTAGGCCGTAGTGGCTCAGGAAAAAGTACTTTAGCCTCGTTAATTCGGGGAGATTTAACCCCTACTAATGGGAATGTTGTACTGGCAGGCATTGCAACTGAGCAAATAGGCGATGAAATTTCTGAATATATTGGCGTGATTCAACAAACTCCTTATCTGTTCCATACAACAATTTTAAATAATTTGCGTATTGGTAATGAACAAGCTGAGGTTGCTGAGGTATGGGAAGTACTGAAAAGAGTGGGTTTAGAACAATTAGTAGAAAACTTACCGGATGGACTAAACACCATGGTAGATGAAGCCGGTTTGCGTTTTTCTGGAGGAGAACGTCATCGGATGGCATTAGCAAGGATCTTATTAAAAGATGTTCCTATTGTTTTGTTGGATGAACCTACAGTAGGTTTGGATCCAATAACGGAACAGGCATTAATCGATACCTTTTTTGAACAATTGAGTGAAAAAACAATTATTTGGATCACTCACCATTTACAAGGAATTGAGAAAATGCAACGGGTAGTGTTTATTGAAGATGGACAGCTAGAAATGTCAGGTTCACCTTTTGAACTAGCTAAAAGTAATCCGCGGTATCAAAAGTTAAAAGCGATTGATGAAGGCCGCGTCTAA
- a CDS encoding putative metal homeostasis protein: protein MEKIDVSSAYRRLKSPNIKTRKRALKIIQIYKRNKNKLTL, encoded by the coding sequence GTGGAAAAAATAGATGTAAGTAGTGCTTATAGAAGGTTGAAAAGTCCAAATATTAAGACGAGGAAACGAGCGTTAAAAATTATCCAAATCTACAAACGCAATAAAAATAAATTAACTTTATAA
- a CDS encoding NusG domain II-containing protein, whose protein sequence is MSRKAHMKIGDVVIIGLLVIASFLPAVIFYFQQDQGEAEETAPKYAAVRIDGQEVDRFSLDKENSVKKTYYPAEGKYNIVEVEDGQARVKEDNSPDQIAVRTGWISEPGETSICLPHKLVIEIYQEGAEDTYIY, encoded by the coding sequence ATGAGTCGCAAAGCGCATATGAAAATAGGGGATGTGGTCATTATTGGTCTTCTAGTGATTGCATCTTTCCTTCCTGCTGTCATTTTTTATTTTCAGCAAGATCAAGGAGAAGCTGAAGAAACAGCGCCAAAATATGCAGCTGTACGTATTGATGGACAAGAGGTTGATCGCTTTTCGCTCGATAAAGAAAATTCGGTTAAAAAAACTTACTATCCAGCAGAAGGTAAGTACAATATTGTGGAAGTTGAAGATGGACAAGCGCGTGTGAAAGAAGATAATAGCCCAGACCAAATTGCAGTAAGGACGGGTTGGATTTCTGAGCCAGGAGAGACAAGTATTTGTCTTCCACATAAATTGGTTATAGAAATTTATCAAGAAGGCGCAGAAGACACTTATATTTATTAA
- the cydD gene encoding thiol reductant ABC exporter subunit CydD, producing the protein MIDKAVMALPNSKKVMGMLAGLAVLQALFVIGQTYMLTSVITHLWSGGFITSQLFEVAGFFVIFSARHGVTFLRDKLLDHYAAEQASYLRKQLLEKIFRVGPKIVQKQGSGNMTTMALDGIEQVENYIHLIFSKMMNMMIIPWLILAVVFYFDTQSGVILLLIFPLIIIFMIILGYAAQTKANKQYKAFQLLSNHFIDSLRGIDTLKMFGLSKKYGKSIYNTSEEFRKSTMSTLKIGILSTFALDFFTTLAVAIVAVLLGLRLINGVLPLFPALAVLILAPEYFLPVREFANDYHATLDGKNAMRAIDQVLKEPEMQQESLDLPTWDENSCLSMENLTVSYENKPVLSLDLSVKGLKKIGIIGMSGSGKSTLINTLSGFLQPEQGKVELNDQEVANLAIEQWQKQLIYIPQDPYVFQLSLRDNLAFYTPEATETDVLEAVRVAGLDELVAELPLGLDTPLGSGARSLSGGQAQRIALARAFLDKKRKILMFDEPTAHLDIETEVELKERMLPLMEDRLVFFATHRLHWMRQMDEIIVIDDGEIVETGTFTQLSAKKGYFYRLAQQMRGEEDA; encoded by the coding sequence ATGATCGATAAAGCCGTGATGGCGCTGCCGAATAGTAAAAAAGTGATGGGGATGCTTGCAGGACTTGCTGTTTTGCAAGCTCTCTTTGTTATTGGACAAACGTATATGTTAACCTCAGTCATTACGCATTTGTGGAGTGGTGGATTTATCACCTCTCAACTGTTTGAAGTGGCGGGTTTTTTTGTAATTTTTTCGGCTCGTCACGGTGTTACTTTTCTACGCGATAAATTGTTAGATCATTATGCTGCAGAGCAAGCTAGCTATCTTCGTAAACAGTTACTGGAGAAAATTTTTCGCGTAGGTCCTAAAATTGTACAAAAGCAAGGTTCAGGAAATATGACAACTATGGCCTTAGATGGTATCGAACAAGTGGAAAATTATATTCATCTGATTTTTTCTAAAATGATGAATATGATGATCATTCCTTGGTTGATCTTAGCAGTTGTTTTTTACTTTGACACACAATCCGGCGTTATTTTGCTACTTATTTTCCCATTAATTATTATCTTTATGATTATTCTAGGTTATGCTGCTCAAACAAAAGCGAATAAGCAGTATAAAGCTTTCCAACTTTTATCTAATCATTTCATTGATTCTTTACGTGGTATTGATACTTTGAAAATGTTTGGTTTAAGTAAGAAATACGGGAAAAGTATTTATAATACTAGTGAAGAATTTCGTAAATCTACAATGAGTACGTTAAAGATAGGAATCTTATCAACATTTGCGTTAGATTTTTTTACTACTTTGGCTGTGGCTATTGTGGCTGTTTTGTTAGGGTTGCGGTTAATTAATGGCGTACTTCCTCTTTTTCCTGCTTTAGCAGTGTTAATATTAGCTCCTGAGTATTTTTTACCTGTTAGAGAATTTGCTAATGACTATCATGCGACTCTCGATGGGAAGAATGCGATGAGAGCCATCGATCAAGTACTTAAAGAGCCAGAAATGCAACAAGAGTCACTTGATTTGCCAACATGGGATGAAAATTCATGTTTGTCTATGGAAAATCTTACGGTCTCTTATGAAAACAAGCCAGTATTATCCCTTGATCTTTCAGTTAAGGGGCTGAAAAAAATTGGGATTATTGGAATGAGTGGTTCTGGAAAATCCACTTTGATTAATACACTAAGTGGGTTTTTGCAACCAGAGCAAGGGAAAGTTGAGTTAAATGATCAAGAGGTTGCCAATCTGGCCATTGAACAATGGCAAAAGCAGTTGATCTATATCCCTCAAGATCCTTATGTTTTTCAATTATCTTTAAGAGATAATTTAGCTTTTTATACCCCTGAAGCTACTGAAACTGATGTCCTAGAAGCAGTAAGGGTGGCTGGTTTAGATGAACTTGTAGCTGAACTTCCACTTGGTCTTGATACACCCTTAGGAAGCGGTGCACGTTCATTAAGCGGTGGACAAGCGCAACGTATTGCTTTAGCTCGCGCGTTTTTGGATAAAAAACGCAAAATTTTAATGTTTGACGAACCAACGGCACATCTGGACATTGAAACAGAAGTTGAGTTAAAGGAGCGAATGTTGCCTTTAATGGAAGATCGATTAGTCTTTTTTGCTACTCATAGACTACATTGGATGCGTCAAATGGATGAGATTATCGTGATTGATGATGGAGAAATTGTAGAAACGGGGACATTTACACAATTATCTGCCAAAAAAGGGTATTTTTACCGTTTAGCACAACAAATGAGGGGGGAAGAAGATGCATAA